The following proteins are co-located in the Solanum pennellii chromosome 1, SPENNV200 genome:
- the LOC107029332 gene encoding chloride channel protein CLC-c-like, translating to MMRNQEDIENEGVGVMVMEDGKDLERNISSEGGFREPLLKSKSRVNNTSQIAIIGANVCPIESLDYDIVENDLFKQDWRSRKKVQIYQYIFLKWTLVLLIGLFTGLVGFFLNIAVENIAGFKLLLASDLMLEDKYFRAFAIFAGCNLGLATCAAILCACIAPAAAGSGIPEVKAYLNGVDAHSILAPSTLFVKIIGSVLGVSAGFVVGKEGPMVHTGACIANLLGQGGSRKYHLTWKWLRYFKNDRDRRDLITCGAAAGVAAAFRAPVGGVLFALEEVASWWRSALLWRTFFTTAIVAMVLRSCIQFCRSGNCGLFGQGGLIMFDVNSGFPNYNTVDVLAVLTIGVLGGLLGSLYNYLVDKVLRTYSIINERGPAFKIMLVMTISILTSLCAYGLPWFASCTPCPVGLEEKCPTVGRSGNYKNFQCPAGHYNDLASLFMNTNDDAIRNLFSAENSSEFHLSTLFVFFAGVYCLGIITYGIAIPSGLFIPVILAGASYGRLVGSVLGLVSNLNNGLFALLGAASFLGGTMRMTVSLCVILLELTNNLLMLPLVMLVLLVSKTVADSLNKGIYDQIVQMKGLPYLEAHAEPYMRQLAAGDVCSGPLVTFSGVEKVGNIVHALKFTRHNGFPVVDLPPFSDAPEFCGLVLRSHLVVLLKGKTFTKLNVLSGSNTLKKFHAFDFAKPGSGKGLKFEDLSFSPEEMEMYVDLHPITNTSPYTVVETMSLAKAAILFRELGLRHLCVVPKTTKRNPIVGILTRHDFMPEHIKGLYPHLVHHK from the exons ATGATGAGAAATCAAGAAGATATAGAAAATGAAGGAGTTGGGGTAATGGTAATGGAAGATGGGAAGGATTTAGAGAGGAATATTTCATCTGAGGGTGGTTTTAGAGAGCCATTGCTTAAATCAAAGAGTAGAGTCAATAATACATCACAAATTGCTATTATTGGAGCCAATGTTTGCCCTATTGAGAGTCTTGATTATGA CATTGTTGAAAATGACCtattcaagcaagattggagaTCAAGGAAAAAGGTCCagatatatcaatatatattccTTAAGTGGACACTTGTGCTTCTTATTGGATTGTTTACAGGACTTGTTGGTTTCTTTTTAAACATAGCAGTGGAAAATATTGCTGGCTTTAAGCTTCTGCTTGCTAGTGATTTAATGCTCGAGGATAA GTATTTCCGTGCATTTGCTATTTTTGCAGGTTGCAATTTGGGTCTTGCAACTTGTGCTGCCATCCTATGTGCATGTATTGCACCTGCAGCTGCAGGGTCAGGAATTCCTGAAGTTAAAGCATATTTGAATGGTGTGGATGCTCATTCCATTTTAGCTCCTAGTACTTTATTTGTAAAG ATAATTGGTTCTGTTTTGGGTGTTTCTGCTGGATTTGTTGTTGGTAAGGAAGGACCCATGGTCCACACTGGCGCTTGCATAGCAAACTTACTTGGGCAGGGCGGCTCCCGCAAATATCATCTGACGTGGAAGTGGCTGAGGTATTTTAAAAATGACCGTGACCGCAGAGATTTGATCACTTGTGGTGCTGCAGCTGGTGTTGCAGCCGCTTTCCGTGCTCCAGTTGGTGGTGTTCTTTTTGCTCTCGAAGAAGTAGCCTCATG gtGGCGAAGTGCTCTACTTTGGAGGACTTTCTTCACAACTGCTATAGTAGCTATGGTGCTCAGATCTTGCATTCAATTCTGTCGGAGTGGGAACTGTGGACTATTTGGTCAAGGAGGTTTGATAATGTTTGATGTGAATTCAGGATTTCCTAATTATAACACTGTAGATGTACTGGCGGTATTGACAATTGGAGTTCTTGGAGGCCTTTTAGGAAGCCTTTATAATTATCTTGTGGACAAGGTCCTGCGGACTTACAGCATCATTAATGA GAGAGGTCCTGCTTTCAAAATCATGCTCGTGATGACCATTTCGATACTGACTTCTCTTTGTGCGTATGGTCTTCCATGGTTTGCAAGTTGCACACCGTGCCCCGTAGGCTTGGAGGAAAAATGTCCTACTGTAGGTCGCTCTGGAAACTATAAGAATTTCCAGTGTCCGGCTGGGCATTACAATGATCTGGCCTCCCTGTTTATGAATACCAATGATGACGCCATCCGCAATTTGTTTAGTGCAGAAAATTCAAGTGAATTCCACCTTTCTACACTTTTTGTCTTCTTTGCTGGGGTATACTGCCTTGGCATTATTACCTATGGAATTGCTATTCCCTCTGGGCTGTTCATTCCTGTCATACTTGCTGGAGCCTCATATGGACGTCTTGTTGGAAGTGTCTTAGGTTTGGTCTCTAATCTTAATAATGGCCTGTTTGCGCTCCTTGGGGCTGCCTCCTTCCTTGGTGGTACTATGAGGATGACAGTATCACTCTGTGTCATACTACTTGAGCTCACCAATAATCTGCTAATGCTTCCGTTGGTGATGCTTGTTCTCCTTGTATCAAAAACTGTGGCCGATAGTCTTAACAAGGGTATCTATGACCAGATTGTGCAAATGAAAGGCTTGCCTTACTTGGAAGCACACGCCGAGCCTTACATGAGGCAATTGGCTGCAGGAGATGTTTGTTCTGGGCCTTTAGTAACATTTTCAGGTGTTGAGAAGGTAGGAAACATAGTACATGCTTTGAAGTTTACTAGACACAATGGGTTTCCTGTGGTTGATTTACCACCATTCTCAGACGCGCCAGAGTTCTGTGGACTTGTTTTAAGGTCACATTTAGTTGTTTTGCTCAAAGGAAAGACATTCACGAAACTAAATGTACTGAGTGGCTCCAATACTTTGAAGAAGTTTCATGCATTTGATTTCGCGAAGCCAGGATCAGGGAAGGGGCTTAAGTTTGAGGATTTGTCCTTCTCCCCCGAGGAGATGGAAATGTATGTTGATCTCCATCCTATCACAAATACATCTCCATACACAGTAGTGGAAACCATGTCTCTGGCCAAAGCTGCAATTCTTTTCCGTGAACTCGGTCTCAGACATTTGTGTGTCGTCCCAAAGACTACCAAG AGAAATCCAATTGTTGGAATCTTGACAAGGCATGACTTCATGCCAGAGCATATAAAGGGACTGTATCCACATTTGGTCCATCACAAGTAA